The sequence TTTGCTAAAGCTTTTGTGGTTTTTCCGTAGCCAAATAGTGAGACTTTTTGCATCTAGCGAATCTTCAGTGTGATAAGAGCGACAAGATTTGATAAAATTGCGATAATCCAAAACCTAACTATAATCTTGTTCTCAGCCCACTTTTTCATCTCAAAATGATGATGAATCGGAGCCATTAAAAAGACTCGTTTGTTTCTGAGTTTATAACTTCCAACTTGCAAAATTACTGAAACTGTCTCTATAACAAAAATAGAGCCTATAAGAAGAAGAAGTATCTCATTTTTAGAGATAATGGCAAGATAGCCCAAAAATGCACCAACAGTTAAAGAGCCACTATCTCCCATAAAAACCTCGGCTGGATGGCAGTTGTACCACAAAAACCCAGTCAAAGCTCCCATCAAAGCACTAGCTACAATGGCTACTTCACCCACATCAAAGTTTGGCATTAAAAGATAAGAGCTTATAACTGCGTTGCCTGTGAAGTAGATGATGATACTAAAAGATGCAAGTGCTGCAAGGGATGGAACTGTAGCTAAGCCATCAAGCCCATCAGTTAAATTTACTGCGTTTGAAGTTGAGACGATGACTATAGACCAAAATATCATCGAGAACATTCCCATATCCAAGACTGGATTTTTCAAAAACGGTATGTAGAGTT is a genomic window of Sulfurimonas hongkongensis containing:
- the mraY gene encoding phospho-N-acetylmuramoyl-pentapeptide-transferase, whose protein sequence is MLYALHELLNINILGYITIRAGISFFLALFFTLFLMPKFIRWAQKNSSVQPIYDLAPQGHRQKEKTPTMGGIVFVSATILASLLTIKFSNMFAIGAILTLVLFVLIGFKDDIAKIKKSQNGAGLKARTKLLLQILASIAITVYLCLSAELNTELYIPFLKNPVLDMGMFSMIFWSIVIVSTSNAVNLTDGLDGLATVPSLAALASFSIIIYFTGNAVISSYLLMPNFDVGEVAIVASALMGALTGFLWYNCHPAEVFMGDSGSLTVGAFLGYLAIISKNEILLLLIGSIFVIETVSVILQVGSYKLRNKRVFLMAPIHHHFEMKKWAENKIIVRFWIIAILSNLVALITLKIR